From Pusillibacter faecalis, one genomic window encodes:
- a CDS encoding metallophosphoesterase has product MTGRIFITGDKHGSLVPFFGLAQRNELTPADILLIAGDAGYVWREHDSSPLTTLQQLFPGTVAFVDGNHENHALLNSMEVQLWNGGRVHRVDERVYHLMRGELYSIDGTTIFTFGGARSVDVDRTETGSSWWKKAGTNWWPEEEPSSEEIAYGQRQLMQNLDRIDYVITHETPLFARAFIARSKEIDPDYHLPALFDAWYRLMEAAPRFKTWYFGHMHVDQSITPRLRAIHSNILPLGEEAALRWA; this is encoded by the coding sequence ATGACTGGAAGAATTTTTATCACAGGAGACAAGCACGGAAGTTTGGTGCCCTTTTTTGGACTGGCCCAAAGGAATGAACTGACCCCGGCAGACATTCTGCTGATCGCGGGCGATGCGGGTTATGTCTGGAGAGAGCACGACTCCTCCCCCCTCACAACCCTGCAGCAGCTTTTCCCCGGCACCGTTGCATTTGTGGACGGGAATCATGAAAACCATGCGCTTCTCAACAGTATGGAGGTACAGCTGTGGAACGGCGGAAGGGTCCACCGTGTGGATGAGCGGGTGTACCATTTGATGCGCGGCGAGCTCTACTCCATTGATGGGACTACGATTTTTACCTTTGGCGGGGCCCGATCCGTAGATGTGGACCGCACAGAAACCGGCTCCAGCTGGTGGAAAAAGGCGGGTACCAACTGGTGGCCGGAGGAAGAGCCAAGCTCCGAAGAAATTGCGTACGGACAGCGTCAGCTTATGCAGAATCTTGACCGTATCGACTATGTAATCACCCATGAAACGCCCTTATTTGCCCGGGCATTTATTGCCCGCTCTAAGGAAATTGACCCGGATTACCACTTGCCGGCACTGTTTGACGCCTGGTATCGGCTCATGGAGGCGGCGCCCAGATTCAAAACATGGTACTTCGGTCACATGCATGTGGACCAAAGCATTACACCCCGGCTCCGCGCGATCCACAGCAATATTCTGCCACTGGGTGAGGAGGCGGCGCTGCGCTGGGCCTGA
- a CDS encoding ANTAR domain-containing response regulator — MVFQERTYSVLLVSAGGKFNQTVSGLLPPTHFGPVRIVKSSDEARRTLVSTSYDMVLINAPLPDDLGVQLAISICGRSDAGVLLFVKNEVFQEVYDKVTEHGVLTLSKPTSTQLVLQSVRDLCALRERLRKMEEKHASIEEKMQEIRLANRAKWALIQCLGMSEEAAHHYLEKQAMDHRISRREAAIRVLATYQPQEPQD, encoded by the coding sequence ATGGTATTTCAAGAGCGTACATACAGCGTGCTGCTGGTGTCCGCGGGAGGAAAATTTAACCAGACAGTTTCCGGGCTGCTGCCTCCCACCCATTTTGGGCCGGTCAGGATTGTAAAAAGCTCCGATGAGGCTCGCAGGACTTTGGTGAGTACCAGCTATGATATGGTGCTGATTAACGCACCTTTGCCGGATGACCTGGGCGTGCAGCTGGCAATCAGCATCTGCGGCCGCAGTGACGCCGGAGTTTTACTGTTTGTCAAAAACGAGGTGTTTCAGGAGGTCTATGACAAGGTCACGGAGCACGGCGTGCTGACGCTTTCCAAGCCGACCTCCACACAGCTGGTGCTTCAATCCGTGCGGGACCTGTGTGCCCTGCGGGAGCGCCTTCGGAAAATGGAGGAGAAGCATGCCTCTATTGAAGAGAAGATGCAGGAAATCCGTCTGGCCAACCGAGCCAAATGGGCGCTGATCCAGTGCCTGGGCATGTCGGAAGAGGCCGCGCACCACTATCTTGAAAAACAAGCCATGGATCACCGCATTTCCAGGCGGGAAGCGGCGATCCGGGTGCTGGCTACCTATCAGCCGCAGGAGCCACAGGACTGA
- a CDS encoding glutamine synthetase family protein → MKYTADEVIQFVEEENVKFIRLAFCDIYGRQKNISIMPGELRRAFSDGMVFDASAIAGFGGAVRSDLFLRPDPSTLTGLPWRPENGRVVRMFCDITRPDGRVFEADTRHLLKVAVEDAQAAGYRFSFGAEMEFYLFKTDEHGEPTREPYDHAGYMDIAPDDRGENIRREICLTLEQMGIRPESSHHEEGPGQNEIDFRYSDPLTAADNAVTFRSVVQTIAARSGLWADFSPKPLSDAPGSGLHINLSIHGGVDTEPQVIAGLLRHAYDITAFLNPSRESYLRLGSRKAPGFITWSSQNRSQLIRVPAAEGEYRRVELRSPDPTANPYIAFALLIYAVLDGFHRRLPLPPSTDLNLYEAPAEQLAGFRRLPASFEEARAAAASSAFVREHLPAAVLEAYSGE, encoded by the coding sequence ATGAAGTACACAGCTGATGAGGTCATCCAGTTTGTGGAGGAGGAGAACGTCAAATTTATCCGTCTGGCCTTTTGTGATATCTATGGGCGGCAGAAAAACATCTCTATTATGCCGGGAGAGCTCCGGCGGGCTTTTTCTGACGGCATGGTCTTTGACGCCTCGGCAATTGCCGGCTTCGGCGGCGCGGTGCGCTCGGACTTATTTTTGCGGCCGGACCCCTCCACACTTACCGGGCTTCCCTGGCGGCCGGAAAACGGCCGGGTGGTACGGATGTTCTGTGACATCACAAGGCCGGACGGCAGGGTATTTGAGGCCGACACCCGTCATCTTTTGAAGGTGGCTGTGGAGGACGCCCAGGCGGCGGGATACCGCTTTTCCTTTGGCGCTGAGATGGAATTCTATCTCTTCAAGACGGATGAGCATGGTGAGCCCACCAGGGAGCCTTACGACCACGCGGGCTATATGGATATCGCTCCGGACGACAGAGGGGAAAACATCCGCAGAGAGATTTGCCTGACGCTGGAGCAGATGGGCATCCGCCCGGAGAGCTCCCACCACGAGGAGGGCCCCGGTCAAAACGAGATTGACTTTCGCTATTCCGATCCCCTGACTGCAGCGGATAACGCGGTTACGTTCCGATCTGTGGTGCAGACCATTGCCGCCCGCAGCGGGCTCTGGGCGGATTTCTCTCCCAAGCCACTGAGCGACGCGCCCGGCAGCGGGCTGCATATCAATCTCTCCATCCACGGCGGTGTGGACACAGAGCCGCAGGTCATCGCGGGACTGCTGCGGCACGCCTATGATATCACAGCGTTTTTAAATCCCAGCAGGGAGTCCTATTTGCGGCTTGGCAGCAGGAAAGCGCCCGGCTTTATCACCTGGTCTTCTCAAAACCGGTCCCAGCTCATCCGGGTACCAGCCGCGGAGGGAGAATACCGCCGGGTGGAGCTGCGGTCCCCAGATCCAACCGCCAATCCCTATATCGCGTTTGCGCTGCTGATCTATGCGGTTCTAGATGGTTTTCACCGCAGGCTTCCCCTGCCGCCCAGCACGGATTTGAATCTCTACGAGGCGCCAGCGGAGCAGTTGGCGGGTTTTCGCCGTCTGCCAGCGTCCTTCGAGGAGGCGCGGGCGGCAGCGGCATCCAGCGCCTTTGTGCGGGAACACCTGCCCGCCGCTGTGCTGGAGGCTTACAGCGGGGAGTGA
- a CDS encoding glutamate synthase, whose product MLINASSLSYQALNEAIRKGGIECRIEGCLGQRFIAAGMDSRRISIDGIPGNALGAYLNGANIEVNGNAQDAVGDTMNAGTIVVHGNVGDAAGYAMRGGAIYIQGNAGYRAGVHMKAYGDRLPMIVIGGRAGSFLGEYQAGGVIVVLGLHAGEQSIVGNFPCTGMHGGKVFLRSDCRDVRFPDQVTARPAPPGELEPLYPVLERFCELFGEDVEELLDVPFTVATPDSSTPYRQMYVAN is encoded by the coding sequence ATGTTAATCAATGCATCCTCTCTTAGCTATCAGGCGCTGAACGAAGCCATCCGAAAGGGCGGCATTGAGTGCCGGATCGAGGGCTGCCTGGGCCAGAGATTCATCGCCGCCGGCATGGACAGCCGCCGGATTTCCATTGACGGAATTCCCGGAAATGCCCTGGGCGCCTATCTCAACGGAGCGAACATTGAGGTAAACGGCAACGCCCAGGACGCGGTGGGCGATACTATGAATGCCGGGACCATTGTGGTTCATGGCAATGTGGGCGACGCGGCGGGCTACGCCATGCGGGGCGGAGCCATCTATATCCAGGGCAATGCCGGCTACCGTGCGGGCGTGCATATGAAAGCCTACGGAGACCGGCTGCCCATGATCGTGATCGGAGGCAGGGCCGGCAGCTTCCTGGGGGAGTATCAGGCCGGCGGTGTGATTGTGGTGTTGGGGCTCCACGCCGGGGAACAATCCATTGTTGGGAATTTCCCCTGTACCGGGATGCACGGCGGCAAGGTGTTTCTCCGCTCTGACTGCCGGGATGTGCGCTTTCCGGACCAGGTGACGGCCCGCCCCGCCCCGCCGGGGGAACTGGAGCCCCTTTACCCTGTGCTGGAGCGGTTTTGTGAGCTGTTCGGAGAGGATGTGGAGGAACTTTTGGACGTGCCGTTCACAGTGGCTACTCCGGACTCCAGCACGCCGTACCGCCAGATGTATGTTGCAAATTGA
- a CDS encoding glutamate synthase-related protein produces the protein MKIQDFYPEFEVIRNDSRCTRCRLCERQCANGVHSFDESRRLMLADESRCVNCQRCVLVCPVRALKIVKSDCAPRENANWDADTIREVYKQAASGGVLLSSMGNPKPLPIYWDRILINASQVTNPSIDPLREPMETRVFLGKKPDAVERDPWGRLDCRLPPQLELSMPVMFSAMSYGSISYNAHACLARAAEALGICYNSGEGGLHEDFYRYGANTVVQVASGRFGVHKEYLKAGAAIEIKMGQGAKPGIGGHLPGAKIVGDVSRTRMVPEGSDAISPAPHHDIYSIEDLRQLVCSLKEATEYRKPVIVKVAAVHNIAAIASGIARSGADIIAIDGFRGGTGAAPTRIRDHVGIPVELALAAVDQRLRDEGIRNQVSILAGGSIRSSADVIKAVALGADACYVATAALLALGCHLCRTCQSGRCNWGIATQRPELVARLDPEEGSRRLINLMTAWNNEIKEFMGGMGINSIEALRGNRMMLRGLGLTDRELQVLGIAHAGE, from the coding sequence ATGAAAATACAGGATTTTTATCCGGAGTTCGAGGTGATTCGGAACGACAGCCGCTGCACCCGGTGCCGCCTCTGCGAGCGGCAGTGCGCCAACGGCGTGCACAGCTTTGATGAGAGCCGCCGGCTGATGCTGGCCGACGAGAGCAGATGCGTCAACTGCCAGCGCTGCGTCCTGGTCTGTCCCGTCCGGGCGCTGAAAATTGTCAAAAGCGACTGTGCCCCGCGGGAAAACGCCAACTGGGATGCCGATACCATTCGGGAGGTTTACAAGCAGGCCGCCTCCGGCGGCGTGCTCCTCTCCTCCATGGGCAATCCCAAACCTCTCCCCATCTATTGGGATCGGATTTTGATCAACGCCTCCCAAGTGACCAATCCCTCCATTGACCCGCTGCGTGAGCCGATGGAGACCCGGGTGTTCCTGGGGAAGAAGCCAGACGCCGTGGAGCGGGACCCCTGGGGCCGCCTGGACTGCCGACTGCCGCCACAGCTGGAGCTGAGCATGCCGGTGATGTTCTCCGCCATGAGCTATGGCTCTATCAGCTATAACGCCCACGCCTGCCTTGCCCGGGCGGCGGAGGCGCTGGGCATCTGCTACAACTCCGGTGAGGGCGGCCTCCACGAAGATTTTTACCGCTACGGAGCCAATACCGTGGTACAGGTGGCGTCCGGCCGATTCGGCGTGCACAAGGAGTACCTGAAGGCCGGCGCGGCCATTGAGATCAAAATGGGCCAGGGAGCCAAGCCCGGCATCGGCGGGCACCTGCCGGGGGCCAAGATCGTAGGGGATGTGTCCCGCACCCGGATGGTGCCGGAGGGCTCCGACGCGATCTCTCCCGCGCCCCACCACGACATCTACTCCATTGAGGACTTGCGGCAGCTGGTATGCTCCTTGAAGGAAGCGACGGAATATCGCAAGCCCGTCATTGTCAAGGTGGCCGCCGTCCACAACATCGCGGCCATCGCCAGCGGCATTGCCCGCAGTGGGGCGGACATCATCGCCATTGACGGTTTCCGGGGCGGCACCGGCGCGGCGCCCACCCGTATTCGCGACCATGTGGGGATTCCTGTAGAACTGGCGCTGGCGGCGGTGGACCAACGGCTGAGGGACGAGGGCATCCGCAACCAGGTTTCTATCCTGGCCGGGGGCAGCATCCGCAGCTCCGCGGACGTCATCAAGGCGGTGGCCCTGGGAGCGGACGCCTGTTATGTGGCAACAGCCGCGCTGCTGGCGCTGGGATGCCATCTGTGCCGCACCTGCCAGAGCGGCCGGTGTAACTGGGGGATTGCCACCCAGCGCCCGGAGCTGGTGGCCCGGCTGGACCCGGAGGAGGGCAGCCGCCGCCTCATCAACCTGATGACCGCCTGGAACAACGAGATCAAGGAGTTCATGGGTGGCATGGGCATCAATTCCATTGAGGCGCTGCGCGGAAACCGAATGATGCTCCGGGGGCTGGGGCTCACGGACCGGGAGCTTCAGGTCCTGGGAATTGCTCACGCCGGGGAATAG
- a CDS encoding class II glutamine amidotransferase — MRLLEGQVRIPSGCAVSAVISREGRRMSGQSVIESMKPMHDRSNGLGGGFAGYGIYPEYRDLFALHLFFRDNSCRKTCEAFLKERFDVVWAEEIPVRKMPQITDEPLIWRYFASPLRSALRAMQVDEKEFVVRAAMRINQELTGAHVFSCGKNMGVFKGVGYPEDIGEFYRLGEYRGYCWTAHGRYPTNTPGWWGGAHPFALLDYSVVHNGEISSYDANRRFMEMFGYQCTLQTDTEVITYMLDYLLRRQGLSLSEAAAVMAAPFWSTIARRPPEEREVLTYLRTVFSGLLVTGPFSIILGFDGGLMALNDRLKLRGMVVGEKEDLVYVASEEAAIRAIAPDAENLYAPMGGEPVIVRVKEGAY, encoded by the coding sequence ATGAGATTACTGGAAGGTCAAGTGCGGATTCCCTCCGGCTGCGCCGTCTCCGCCGTCATCTCCCGGGAGGGCAGGCGTATGAGCGGCCAAAGCGTCATTGAGAGCATGAAACCCATGCATGACCGCTCCAACGGACTGGGTGGCGGCTTTGCCGGGTATGGCATCTATCCTGAATACCGGGATTTGTTTGCCCTGCATCTCTTTTTCCGGGACAATAGCTGCCGGAAGACCTGCGAGGCGTTTTTGAAGGAGCGCTTCGACGTGGTCTGGGCGGAGGAGATCCCCGTGCGGAAAATGCCCCAGATCACCGATGAGCCGCTGATCTGGCGCTATTTTGCCTCTCCGCTGCGCTCCGCGCTGCGGGCCATGCAGGTGGATGAAAAGGAGTTTGTCGTGCGCGCCGCCATGCGGATCAACCAGGAGTTGACCGGAGCGCATGTGTTTTCCTGCGGCAAAAACATGGGGGTATTCAAGGGCGTTGGCTACCCGGAGGACATCGGGGAATTTTACCGCCTGGGGGAGTACCGGGGCTACTGCTGGACCGCTCATGGACGCTATCCCACCAACACGCCGGGGTGGTGGGGTGGCGCGCATCCCTTCGCCCTGCTGGATTACTCGGTGGTCCATAACGGAGAGATCTCCTCCTATGACGCCAACCGCCGCTTTATGGAGATGTTTGGCTATCAATGCACACTTCAGACGGACACAGAGGTTATCACCTATATGCTGGACTACCTTCTGCGCCGCCAGGGATTGAGCCTGTCCGAGGCTGCGGCTGTGATGGCTGCGCCCTTTTGGAGCACCATTGCCCGCCGCCCGCCGGAGGAGCGGGAGGTGTTGACCTATCTCCGGACCGTGTTTTCCGGCCTGCTGGTAACAGGCCCCTTCTCCATCATCCTGGGCTTCGACGGCGGGCTGATGGCCCTCAATGACCGGCTGAAGCTGCGCGGCATGGTGGTGGGAGAGAAAGAGGACTTAGTTTATGTCGCCAGTGAGGAGGCGGCGATCCGCGCCATCGCGCCGGACGCGGAGAATCTCTACGCCCCCATGGGGGGCGAGCCGGTCATCGTCCGGGTAAAGGAGGGGGCGTACTGA
- a CDS encoding glutamine synthetase III: MRVPEYFGSMVFDDRVMKARLSADVYYSLKKTIDEGEKLDLSVANAVAEAMKEWAVEKGATHFTHWFQPMTGITAEKHDSFITPAPDGRVILEFSGKELIKGEPDASSFPSGGLRATFEARGYTAWDPTSYAFVKGKTLYIPTAFCSYGGEALDKKTPLLRSMEALNRQALRILRCFGNDRVKCVHTCVGPEQEYFLVDAAVYKRRPDLLYTGRTLFGARPPKGQELDDHYFGSIKPRVAAFMEDLDQELWKLGILAKTEHNEVAPAQHELAPIYTTTNLATDHNQLTMELMQTIAARHGMVCLLHEKPFAGVNGSGKHNNWSLATDAGVNLLSPGETPHENAQFLLFLCAVIQAVDNYQDLLRTSVASAGNDHRLGANEAPPAVVSIFLGDELTAVLKSIEAEEPYQGAERTRMKLGVPALPRFLRDTTDRNRTSPFAFTGNKFEFRMLGSANSIACVNIMLNSAVADTLRQFADCLEGAEDLDAAIHALIKDTIRTHKRIIFNGNGYDGAWLREAEKRGLSNLRTTPDCVPCLLEKKNVDMLTGLKVYSKAELESRYEITLENYCKCVSIEALTMVDMSRRDILPAVECYAAQVASAAAAKKSLTPELPCLYETELVRRLSGLTDRIAEQTGALERLMAELQAGSGFAAVSCRIRDEVLPAMGALRAAVDEAETLTASDCWPYPTYGDLLFSVR; the protein is encoded by the coding sequence ATGCGCGTACCGGAGTATTTTGGAAGCATGGTGTTTGATGACCGGGTGATGAAGGCCCGCCTGTCCGCCGACGTCTACTACTCGCTGAAAAAGACCATTGACGAGGGGGAGAAGCTGGACCTCTCCGTTGCCAACGCCGTGGCGGAGGCCATGAAGGAGTGGGCGGTGGAAAAGGGCGCCACCCACTTCACCCACTGGTTCCAGCCCATGACCGGCATCACGGCGGAAAAGCACGACAGCTTCATCACTCCCGCGCCGGACGGCCGGGTAATTCTGGAGTTTTCCGGCAAGGAGCTCATTAAGGGCGAGCCGGACGCCTCCTCCTTTCCCTCCGGTGGGCTGCGGGCCACCTTTGAGGCCCGGGGCTACACTGCCTGGGACCCCACCTCCTATGCCTTTGTCAAGGGGAAAACCCTCTATATCCCCACGGCCTTCTGTTCCTATGGCGGGGAAGCCCTGGACAAAAAGACTCCCCTGCTCCGCTCCATGGAGGCCCTGAACCGCCAGGCCCTGCGGATTCTCCGGTGCTTTGGCAACGACCGTGTGAAGTGCGTCCATACCTGTGTGGGGCCGGAACAGGAGTATTTCCTGGTGGACGCCGCGGTTTACAAGCGCCGTCCGGACCTCCTCTATACCGGGCGCACCCTCTTTGGCGCCCGGCCGCCCAAAGGCCAGGAGCTGGACGACCACTATTTCGGCTCCATCAAGCCCCGGGTGGCGGCCTTTATGGAGGACCTCGACCAGGAGCTGTGGAAGCTGGGTATCCTGGCCAAAACCGAGCACAACGAGGTGGCCCCCGCCCAGCATGAGCTGGCGCCCATTTACACCACCACCAACCTGGCAACCGACCACAATCAGCTGACCATGGAGCTCATGCAGACCATAGCTGCCCGGCACGGCATGGTGTGCCTGCTGCACGAAAAGCCCTTTGCCGGCGTCAACGGCTCCGGCAAGCACAACAACTGGTCCCTGGCCACGGACGCCGGCGTGAACCTGCTCTCCCCCGGCGAGACGCCTCACGAAAATGCCCAGTTCCTGCTGTTTTTGTGCGCGGTGATTCAGGCCGTGGATAACTACCAGGACCTTCTGCGCACATCGGTTGCCTCCGCCGGGAACGATCACCGGCTGGGCGCCAATGAGGCTCCACCCGCCGTGGTCTCCATCTTCCTGGGCGACGAGCTGACGGCGGTGCTCAAATCCATTGAGGCGGAGGAGCCCTATCAGGGCGCAGAGCGCACCCGGATGAAGCTGGGCGTACCCGCGCTGCCCCGGTTCCTTCGGGACACCACGGACCGCAACCGCACGTCCCCCTTCGCCTTCACAGGCAACAAGTTTGAGTTCCGGATGCTGGGCTCCGCCAACTCCATCGCCTGTGTCAACATCATGCTCAACAGCGCCGTGGCGGACACCCTCCGGCAGTTCGCGGATTGTCTGGAGGGTGCGGAAGACCTGGACGCCGCCATCCACGCTCTGATCAAGGACACCATCCGAACCCACAAGCGCATCATCTTCAACGGCAACGGCTATGACGGCGCCTGGCTGCGGGAGGCGGAAAAGCGGGGCCTATCCAATCTGCGCACAACGCCGGACTGCGTACCCTGCCTCCTGGAGAAGAAAAACGTAGACATGCTCACCGGGCTGAAGGTCTATTCCAAAGCAGAGCTGGAGTCTCGCTATGAGATCACCCTGGAAAACTACTGCAAGTGTGTGAGCATTGAGGCCCTCACGATGGTAGATATGTCCCGCCGGGACATCCTGCCTGCGGTGGAGTGCTATGCCGCCCAGGTCGCCTCCGCTGCCGCCGCCAAAAAGTCCCTGACGCCGGAGCTTCCGTGCCTCTATGAGACGGAGCTGGTGCGCCGGCTCTCCGGCCTTACAGACCGGATTGCCGAACAGACCGGCGCACTGGAACGGCTCATGGCCGAGCTCCAGGCCGGGAGCGGCTTCGCGGCCGTGTCCTGCCGCATCCGGGACGAGGTTCTGCCGGCCATGGGGGCCCTGCGGGCCGCCGTGGACGAGGCTGAGACGCTGACCGCCTCCGACTGCTGGCCCTACCCGACCTACGGGGACCTCCTTTTCAGCGTCCGCTGA
- the asnB gene encoding asparagine synthase B, giving the protein MCSIMGYCGLDADYEAFREGFFRTKSRGPDDSRIIDTGMGLLGFHRLAIMGLTPEGMQPFSLDGSYVVCNGEIYGYERIRSQLSGKYAFVSGSDCEVLLPLYREYGVEMFRMLDAEFACILFDAETGSYLAARDPIGIRPLFYGYDSRGVIVFASEAKNLVGLVGEIHPFPPGHYYQDGRFIRYADMTAVEHVVTDDLDTICQNIREKLIRSVEKRLVADAGVGFLLSGGLDSSLVCAIAAKNHPEPIRTFAIGMREDAIDLKYAREVAAYLGASHTEVIITRQDVLNALEPVVALLGTYDITTIRASIGMYLVCRAIHETTDIRVLLTGEVSDELFGYKYTDFAPSAAEFQKEAEKRVRELHCYDVLRADRCISVNSLEARVPFGDLDFVRYVMSIDPEKKRNQYGKGKYLLRRAFEGDYLPRDILLREKAAFSDAVGHSMVDDLKAYAESRYSDAEFSQKVRKYADSPPFTKESLLYRELFERYYPGQSRMIPGFWMPNKDWRGCDVDDPSARVLSNYGGSGV; this is encoded by the coding sequence ATGTGTTCCATCATGGGATATTGCGGTCTTGACGCCGATTACGAAGCATTCCGCGAGGGGTTCTTCCGCACCAAGTCCCGGGGGCCTGACGACAGCCGGATCATCGACACTGGCATGGGCCTTCTGGGGTTCCACCGCCTTGCCATCATGGGCCTGACGCCGGAGGGAATGCAGCCCTTCTCCCTGGATGGGAGCTATGTGGTGTGCAACGGTGAAATCTATGGATATGAGCGGATTCGCAGCCAGCTCTCCGGAAAATACGCCTTTGTCAGCGGCTCCGACTGCGAGGTGCTTTTGCCCCTGTACCGGGAGTATGGGGTGGAGATGTTCCGGATGCTGGATGCGGAGTTTGCCTGCATCCTCTTTGACGCGGAGACAGGCAGCTATCTGGCCGCCCGGGACCCCATCGGAATCCGGCCGCTGTTTTACGGCTATGACAGCCGTGGCGTCATCGTCTTTGCCAGCGAGGCCAAAAATCTGGTGGGGTTGGTTGGTGAGATTCACCCCTTCCCCCCCGGGCACTACTATCAGGATGGGCGCTTCATCCGCTACGCGGACATGACCGCCGTGGAACATGTCGTAACAGACGATCTGGATACCATCTGCCAAAACATCCGGGAAAAGCTGATTCGGAGCGTGGAAAAGCGGCTGGTGGCCGACGCCGGGGTGGGCTTTTTGCTCAGCGGCGGACTGGACTCCTCCCTGGTGTGTGCCATTGCGGCCAAAAACCACCCAGAGCCCATTCGCACCTTTGCCATCGGCATGCGGGAGGACGCCATTGACCTCAAATACGCGCGGGAGGTGGCCGCGTATCTCGGCGCCAGCCACACCGAGGTGATCATCACCCGGCAGGATGTTCTGAACGCTCTGGAGCCGGTGGTGGCCCTGCTGGGGACCTATGACATCACCACCATCCGGGCCAGTATCGGCATGTATCTGGTGTGCAGGGCCATCCATGAGACCACCGACATCCGGGTGCTGTTGACCGGAGAGGTCTCCGACGAGCTCTTCGGCTACAAGTACACGGACTTCGCCCCCTCCGCGGCAGAGTTCCAGAAGGAGGCGGAAAAGCGGGTCCGGGAGCTCCACTGCTACGACGTGCTGCGGGCGGACCGCTGCATCTCCGTGAACTCTCTGGAGGCCCGGGTGCCCTTCGGGGACCTGGACTTTGTCCGCTATGTCATGTCCATTGACCCGGAAAAAAAGCGCAACCAATACGGCAAGGGGAAATATCTCCTGCGCCGGGCCTTTGAGGGGGACTATCTGCCCCGGGACATCCTCCTTCGGGAAAAGGCAGCCTTTTCGGACGCAGTGGGGCACTCCATGGTGGATGATCTAAAGGCGTATGCCGAGAGCCGTTATTCGGACGCGGAATTCTCTCAAAAGGTCCGGAAATACGCTGATTCCCCACCCTTTACGAAGGAGTCCCTTCTCTACCGGGAGCTTTTTGAGCGGTATTACCCCGGACAGAGCCGGATGATCCCCGGCTTCTGGATGCCCAACAAAGACTGGCGCGGCTGCGACGTGGACGACCCCTCCGCCCGGGTCTTATCCAACTATGGCGGCAGCGGCGTGTGA
- the purC gene encoding phosphoribosylaminoimidazolesuccinocarboxamide synthase, whose protein sequence is MTVEKRELLYEGKAKRVYRTDDPESLIVSYKDDATAFNGLKKGRIAGKGAVNNQMSNRLMRYLEENGVPTHFIAELNERETLVKRVSVIPLEVIVRNIAAGSFSKRYGVEEGVVLDCPTFEFSYKNDALGDPLLNTSHALALNLAAPEELTVIRTLALRVNELLRTFWAGCGITLVDFKLEFGRLRNGSIVLADEISPDTCRLWDSGTQEKLDKDRFRQDLGRVEEAYAEVMRRMTEHDA, encoded by the coding sequence ATCACTGTGGAAAAAAGAGAGCTGCTGTATGAGGGAAAGGCGAAGCGGGTCTACCGGACCGACGACCCGGAGTCGCTGATCGTCTCCTATAAAGACGACGCCACTGCCTTCAACGGTCTGAAAAAAGGGCGCATTGCCGGCAAGGGCGCCGTAAACAACCAGATGAGCAACCGCCTGATGCGTTATTTGGAGGAAAACGGCGTTCCCACCCATTTCATTGCTGAGCTCAATGAACGAGAGACCCTGGTCAAGCGGGTGAGCGTGATTCCGCTGGAGGTTATTGTCCGCAACATCGCCGCCGGCTCCTTCTCCAAACGCTATGGCGTGGAGGAGGGGGTGGTATTGGACTGCCCCACCTTTGAGTTCTCCTATAAGAACGACGCCCTGGGGGACCCTCTGCTGAACACCAGCCACGCCCTGGCCTTGAATCTGGCGGCGCCGGAGGAACTCACTGTGATCCGCACTCTCGCCCTCCGGGTAAACGAGCTGCTGCGGACATTCTGGGCGGGCTGTGGGATCACTCTGGTAGATTTCAAGCTAGAGTTTGGCCGCCTGCGGAACGGCTCCATCGTCCTGGCGGATGAGATTAGCCCAGACACCTGCCGTCTCTGGGACAGCGGCACCCAGGAAAAGCTGGACAAAGACCGTTTTCGCCAGGACCTGGGCCGCGTGGAGGAGGCATACGCCGAGGTGATGCGGCGGATGACGGAGCATGATGCGTAA